The Procambarus clarkii isolate CNS0578487 chromosome 7, FALCON_Pclarkii_2.0, whole genome shotgun sequence genome window below encodes:
- the LOC138357803 gene encoding cilia- and flagella-associated protein 251-like encodes MYQYRKYKRGRETNKQKDSNEEQRREENGNEEQRREEVGNEEQRREEDGNEEQRREEVGNEEQRREEVGNEEQRREEVGNEEQCREEVGNVEQRREEDGNVEQRREEVGNEEQRREEDGNEEQRREEDGNEEQRREEDGNEEQRREEDGNVEQRREEDGNEEQRREEDSNE; translated from the coding sequence AGGACAGTAACGAAGAACAACGTAGAGAAGAGAATGGTAACGAAGAACAACGTAGAGAAGAGGTTGGTAACGAAGAACAACGTAGAGAAGAGGATGGTAACGAAGAACAACGTAGAGAAGAGGTTGGTAACGAAGAACAACGTAGAGAAGAGGTTGGTAACGAAGAACAACGTAGAGAAGAGGTTGGTAACGAAGAACAATGTAGAGAAGAGGTTGGTAACGTAGAACAACGTAGAGAAGAGGATGGTAACGTAGAACAACGTAGAGAAGAGGTTGGTAACGAAGAACAACGTAGAGAAGAAGATGGTAACGAAGAACAACGTAGAGAAGAAGATGGTAACGAAGAACAACGTAGAGAAGAAGATGGTAACGAAGAACAACGTAGAGAAGAGGATGGTAACGTAGAACAACGTAGAGAAGAGGATGGTAACGAAGAACAACGTAGAGAAGAAGATAGCAACGAATAA